A genomic region of Gossypium hirsutum isolate 1008001.06 chromosome D01, Gossypium_hirsutum_v2.1, whole genome shotgun sequence contains the following coding sequences:
- the LOC121213990 gene encoding TBCC domain-containing protein 1 isoform X2: MSDPMEPSTSKSDPNPIIGPITLLHPRREPFEHGLLPIQKLIFTDPLQALIPLKQKLASSSSSSSTHRVNSDALADALQISSEHARLILDTLASVLHSEPDPLVNAHPDDVGSVGSDLRDLILFLYIQSYKRLLPRSHKDSAAVADVWPSTSAFDGYLSALSPLQLVRSNTRRFMPSQADEEAHQLSYLQKHLANIISLLSEPVEGEGEESLVLTMEGFEHLGFLIQFGDKGSEGIPLSQAAPFFANSDPDMPAVPVPASQVLDWLLENIASSLEHITDKISAKENGPQGGSDQDVAMADASSSSVRASPSARNCCFIEGVSKSSYVKQASDLKHSSVKVINCHDSVIYILAPLRYATIYGCSDATIVLGAVGKAVRVEHCERVHVIIAAKRVCIANCRECLFFLGVNQRPLVVGDNHKLQVAPYNTFYSQLEEHMTEVGIQATMNRWDEPLALGAVDPHDSLSHPAGVSDAQAESAAQLDPDQFTNFLIPNWFEGESAGSTKDNPFPLPDAYLKSQLRNQKNLSEIKQILREAPLEENRKRELSCALHVYFKDWLYVEFEIKMELESV; encoded by the exons ATGAGCGACCCCATGGAACCATCTACTTCAAAGAGCGACCCTAATCCAATTATTGGCCCCATCACTCTACTCCACCCACGACGCGAGCCTTTCGAGCATGGCCTCTTACCTATCCAGAAGCTCATTTTCACCGACCCCCTGCAAGCCCTAATCCCTCTCAAACAAAAACtcgcttcttcttcttcttcttcctctactCACCGAGTCAACTCGGATGCCCTTGCTGATGCGCTCCAGATCTCATCCGAACATGCGCGTCTCATCCTTGATACTCTCGCCTCGGTACTCCACTCGGAGCCCGACCCACTCGTCAATGCCCACCCCGACGATGTAGGCTCTGTTGGTTCCGATTTGCGTGATCTGATCTTGTTTTTGTACATTCAATCGTATAAGAGGCTTTTGCCACGCTCGCACAAAGACTCTGCTGCCGTTGCCGATGTTTGGCCTTCCACCTCAGCTTTTGACGGTTATTTGTCGGCTCTTTCACCTTTGCAG CTTGTCCGCAGCAACACACGTCGGTTTATGCCATCACAGGCTGATGAAGAGGCCCATCAATTGTCCTATCTTCAAAAGCACTTGGCTAATATTATCTCTCTTTTGTCAGAGCCCGTGGAGGGGGAAGGCGAAGAGTCTCTG GTTTTAACCATGGAGGGATTTGAACACCTTGGATTTCTGATTCAATTTGGTGATAAGGGATCTGAAGGAATTCCTTTAAGCCAAGCTGCTCCATTTTTTGCTAATTCAGATCCAGACATGCCTGCTGTTCCCGTTCCAGCATCACAAGTCCTTGATTGGCTTCTAGAAAATATAGCTTCTTCTTTGGAGCATATCACTGACAAAATATCTGCAAAAGAAAATGGTCCTCAAGGTGGCTCTGATCAGGATGTTGCGATGGCTGACGCTAGTTCAAGTTCAGTTAGAGCCTCACCCAGTGCGAGGAATTGTTGCTTCATTGAGGGAGTCTCTAAATCATCCTATGTAAAGCAGGCATCTGATCTCAAACATTCTTCTGTGAAG gtCATTAATTGCCATGATTCAGTCATTTACATTTTAGCACCTTTGAGATATGCTACCATTTATGGATGCTCTGATGCTACTATAGTTCTTGGAGCTGTTGGCAAG gCAGTAAGAGTTGAACACTGTGAGCGAGTTCATGTGATAATAGCTGCAAAGCGAGTCTGCATTGCAAATTGTCGCGAGTGTTTATTCTTTTTGGGAGTGAATCAGCGCCCCCTTGTTGTTGGTGATAACCACAAGCTACAG GTGGCACCGTATAATACATTCTACTCTCAGTTGGAGGAGCACATGACTGAAGTTGGCATTCAGGCCACTATGAATAGATGGGATGAACCTTTGGCACTTGGAGCGGTTGATCCACACGATTCATTATCTCATCCTGCAGGTGTTTCTGATGCGCAAGCAGAGTCAGCTGCACAGTTAGATCCTGATCAGTTCACAAATTTCCTG ATTCCAAACTGGTTTGAAGGTGAATCAGCTGGGTCAACAAAGGATAACCCATTCCCCTTACCTGATGCATACTTGAAATCTCAACTGAGAAAT CAAAAGAATTTGAGTGAGATAAAGCAAATATTGAGAGAAGCACCGCTTGAAGAAAATCGCAAAAGAGAACTGTCATGCGCGCTGCATGTATACTTCAAGGACTGGTTATATG TTGAATTTGAGATCAAGATGGAATTGGAATCTGTATAg
- the LOC121213990 gene encoding TBCC domain-containing protein 1 isoform X1 has protein sequence MSDPMEPSTSKSDPNPIIGPITLLHPRREPFEHGLLPIQKLIFTDPLQALIPLKQKLASSSSSSSTHRVNSDALADALQISSEHARLILDTLASVLHSEPDPLVNAHPDDVGSVGSDLRDLILFLYIQSYKRLLPRSHKDSAAVADVWPSTSAFDGYLSALSPLQLVRSNTRRFMPSQADEEAHQLSYLQKHLANIISLLSEPVEGEGEESLVLTMEGFEHLGFLIQFGDKGSEGIPLSQAAPFFANSDPDMPAVPVPASQVLDWLLENIASSLEHITDKISAKENGPQGGSDQDVAMADASSSSVRASPSARNCCFIEGVSKSSYVKQASDLKHSSVKVINCHDSVIYILAPLRYATIYGCSDATIVLGAVGKAVRVEHCERVHVIIAAKRVCIANCRECLFFLGVNQRPLVVGDNHKLQVAPYNTFYSQLEEHMTEVGIQATMNRWDEPLALGAVDPHDSLSHPAGVSDAQAESAAQLDPDQFTNFLIPNWFEGESAGSTKDNPFPLPDAYLKSQLRNQKNLSEIKQILREAPLEENRKRELSCALHVYFKDWLYASGNIRQLYCLQGD, from the exons ATGAGCGACCCCATGGAACCATCTACTTCAAAGAGCGACCCTAATCCAATTATTGGCCCCATCACTCTACTCCACCCACGACGCGAGCCTTTCGAGCATGGCCTCTTACCTATCCAGAAGCTCATTTTCACCGACCCCCTGCAAGCCCTAATCCCTCTCAAACAAAAACtcgcttcttcttcttcttcttcctctactCACCGAGTCAACTCGGATGCCCTTGCTGATGCGCTCCAGATCTCATCCGAACATGCGCGTCTCATCCTTGATACTCTCGCCTCGGTACTCCACTCGGAGCCCGACCCACTCGTCAATGCCCACCCCGACGATGTAGGCTCTGTTGGTTCCGATTTGCGTGATCTGATCTTGTTTTTGTACATTCAATCGTATAAGAGGCTTTTGCCACGCTCGCACAAAGACTCTGCTGCCGTTGCCGATGTTTGGCCTTCCACCTCAGCTTTTGACGGTTATTTGTCGGCTCTTTCACCTTTGCAG CTTGTCCGCAGCAACACACGTCGGTTTATGCCATCACAGGCTGATGAAGAGGCCCATCAATTGTCCTATCTTCAAAAGCACTTGGCTAATATTATCTCTCTTTTGTCAGAGCCCGTGGAGGGGGAAGGCGAAGAGTCTCTG GTTTTAACCATGGAGGGATTTGAACACCTTGGATTTCTGATTCAATTTGGTGATAAGGGATCTGAAGGAATTCCTTTAAGCCAAGCTGCTCCATTTTTTGCTAATTCAGATCCAGACATGCCTGCTGTTCCCGTTCCAGCATCACAAGTCCTTGATTGGCTTCTAGAAAATATAGCTTCTTCTTTGGAGCATATCACTGACAAAATATCTGCAAAAGAAAATGGTCCTCAAGGTGGCTCTGATCAGGATGTTGCGATGGCTGACGCTAGTTCAAGTTCAGTTAGAGCCTCACCCAGTGCGAGGAATTGTTGCTTCATTGAGGGAGTCTCTAAATCATCCTATGTAAAGCAGGCATCTGATCTCAAACATTCTTCTGTGAAG gtCATTAATTGCCATGATTCAGTCATTTACATTTTAGCACCTTTGAGATATGCTACCATTTATGGATGCTCTGATGCTACTATAGTTCTTGGAGCTGTTGGCAAG gCAGTAAGAGTTGAACACTGTGAGCGAGTTCATGTGATAATAGCTGCAAAGCGAGTCTGCATTGCAAATTGTCGCGAGTGTTTATTCTTTTTGGGAGTGAATCAGCGCCCCCTTGTTGTTGGTGATAACCACAAGCTACAG GTGGCACCGTATAATACATTCTACTCTCAGTTGGAGGAGCACATGACTGAAGTTGGCATTCAGGCCACTATGAATAGATGGGATGAACCTTTGGCACTTGGAGCGGTTGATCCACACGATTCATTATCTCATCCTGCAGGTGTTTCTGATGCGCAAGCAGAGTCAGCTGCACAGTTAGATCCTGATCAGTTCACAAATTTCCTG ATTCCAAACTGGTTTGAAGGTGAATCAGCTGGGTCAACAAAGGATAACCCATTCCCCTTACCTGATGCATACTTGAAATCTCAACTGAGAAAT CAAAAGAATTTGAGTGAGATAAAGCAAATATTGAGAGAAGCACCGCTTGAAGAAAATCGCAAAAGAGAACTGTCATGCGCGCTGCATGTATACTTCAAGGACTGGTTATATG CTTCCGGTAACATACGTCAGCTATACTGCTTACAAGGTGATTGA